Proteins found in one Nostoc sp. NIES-3756 genomic segment:
- the msrB gene encoding peptide-methionine (R)-S-oxide reductase MsrB — translation MKKRDFLQASTALVSTALLSPYILQRSNIMAASNTKFEITKSEQEWQSILTPEQYRVLRKHGTERAFTSPLDKEYGEGTYVCAGCGQPLFTADTKFNSGTGWPSFFNPIEGAIGTTVDRSFFMTRVEVHCNRCGGHLGHVFDDGPAPTGKRYCMNGVSLKFEPA, via the coding sequence ATGAAGAAACGTGATTTTTTACAAGCTAGTACAGCATTAGTTAGTACAGCTTTGTTATCACCCTATATTTTGCAAAGGTCAAACATAATGGCTGCTTCTAATACTAAATTTGAAATTACTAAATCTGAACAAGAATGGCAATCAATTCTAACACCAGAACAATATCGGGTATTGCGCAAACACGGCACTGAAAGGGCTTTTACCAGTCCACTTGATAAGGAATATGGTGAAGGGACTTATGTGTGCGCTGGTTGTGGACAGCCCTTGTTTACAGCTGATACTAAATTTAACAGTGGTACTGGCTGGCCTAGTTTTTTCAATCCCATTGAAGGTGCAATTGGTACTACTGTAGATAGGTCATTTTTCATGACGAGAGTTGAAGTACATTGCAACCGTTGTGGTGGACATTTAGGTCATGTTTTTGATGATGGCCCTGCGCCCACTGGTAAGCGCTACTGTATGAATGGTGTATCGTTAAAGTTTGAGCCTGCTTAA
- a CDS encoding B12-binding domain-containing radical SAM protein has product MRILLVYPIFPKTFWSYEKILALVDRKVLLPPLGLVTVAAILPQEWEFKLVDRNIRPVTEEEWAWADIVIFSAMIVQKQDLLEQIQEAKRRGKLVAVGGPYPTSTPSAVQNVGADFLILDEGEITLPMFVEAVQRGETSGTFRTAEKPDVTTTPVPRFDLLELDAYDMMSVQFSRGCPFQCEFCDIIVLYGRKPRTKTPAQLLAELDYLYELGWRRGVFMVDDNFIGNKRNVKLLLKELKVWMAEHQYPFKFDTEASVDLAQDQELLDLMVESGFSAVFLGIETPDEDSLQLTKKFQNTRNSLTDAVQTIIKAGLRPMAGFIIGFDGEKAGAGDRIVRFAEQAGIPSTTFAMLQALPNTALWHRLKKEGRLRENQESNINQTTLMNFVPTRPLEDIAREYIEAFCALYDPVKYLDRTYRCFLMLGAPRYKTPFKMPELVVIKALLIVIWRQGVKRETRWKFWHHLFSILKHNPGVVEHYISACAHNEHFLEYRQIVRDEIEKQLAEYLAQGAEKPYVLVEAKAEAVAS; this is encoded by the coding sequence ATGCGAATCCTATTAGTGTATCCAATATTTCCCAAAACCTTTTGGTCATACGAAAAGATTTTAGCTTTAGTCGATCGCAAGGTGTTGTTACCACCTCTGGGTTTAGTAACAGTGGCGGCAATATTGCCCCAGGAATGGGAATTTAAGCTCGTAGATCGCAATATCCGTCCAGTGACAGAAGAAGAATGGGCTTGGGCTGATATCGTTATCTTCTCTGCAATGATTGTGCAGAAGCAGGATTTACTTGAACAAATTCAAGAAGCAAAACGCCGTGGTAAGTTAGTCGCCGTCGGTGGCCCCTATCCCACCTCTACACCCAGCGCAGTGCAGAACGTCGGTGCAGATTTTCTCATTCTTGATGAAGGGGAAATCACTCTACCCATGTTTGTAGAAGCAGTGCAACGGGGGGAAACTTCTGGGACATTCCGCACCGCCGAGAAGCCCGATGTGACGACTACACCAGTACCCAGGTTTGATTTACTAGAATTAGATGCCTATGACATGATGTCAGTGCAATTCTCGCGCGGCTGTCCTTTCCAGTGCGAATTTTGTGACATCATCGTTCTCTACGGACGCAAACCCCGTACCAAAACCCCAGCCCAGTTATTAGCAGAGTTGGATTACCTATATGAATTGGGCTGGCGGCGTGGTGTGTTCATGGTGGATGACAACTTTATCGGTAACAAACGGAATGTGAAGTTGTTACTCAAAGAGTTAAAAGTTTGGATGGCTGAACATCAATATCCATTCAAATTCGATACTGAAGCTTCCGTTGACTTAGCGCAAGACCAAGAATTACTAGATTTAATGGTTGAGTCTGGTTTCTCTGCCGTCTTCTTGGGAATTGAAACACCAGATGAAGATAGCTTGCAACTGACGAAGAAGTTTCAAAATACCCGTAACTCCCTAACAGATGCAGTGCAAACCATCATCAAGGCTGGGTTACGCCCAATGGCTGGGTTCATTATTGGGTTTGATGGTGAAAAAGCAGGTGCAGGCGATCGCATTGTTCGTTTTGCTGAACAAGCTGGCATTCCCTCTACCACCTTCGCTATGTTACAAGCATTACCTAACACCGCATTGTGGCATCGTCTGAAGAAGGAAGGAAGACTACGGGAAAACCAAGAAAGCAACATCAACCAAACAACGTTGATGAACTTTGTACCTACCCGTCCCCTAGAAGATATTGCCAGGGAATATATTGAAGCGTTCTGTGCTTTATATGACCCTGTGAAATACTTAGACCGCACCTATCGTTGTTTCCTCATGTTGGGCGCACCACGTTACAAAACACCATTCAAAATGCCAGAGTTGGTAGTAATTAAAGCCTTATTAATTGTGATTTGGCGGCAAGGTGTTAAACGCGAAACTCGTTGGAAATTCTGGCATCACTTGTTCAGCATCCTCAAGCATAACCCCGGAGTGGTTGAACATTATATTTCTGCCTGCGCCCACAACGAACATTTCCTAGAATATCGCCAAATTGTGCGCGACGAAATTGAAAAACAACTGGCTGAATACCTAGCACAAGGTGCAGAAAAACCCTATGTACTAGTAGAAGCAAAAGCTGAGGCGGTAGCGAGTTAA
- a CDS encoding NAD-dependent epimerase/dehydratase family protein yields the protein MTKKRVLITGASGCIGHYISETLIQETDYELYLLVRNPSKLQVNTQFRPGITVLQGDMQNINQLADLLPTIDVAVLTATAWGGEQTFDINVSKTIELLNLLDPDRCEQVIYFSTASVLDSHNQPLKEAGEIGTDYIRSKYECLDKISHLAIAPKITTVFPTLVLGGDAKKPYSHLTSGIPEVTKYINLIRFLQADGSFHFIHGKDIASVVKYLIVNPPQETAIRKLVLGQKRLTANQAIEEVCAYLGKKIYFRIPLSISLANLIIVVFRIQMAAWDRFCMNYRHFTYDAVINPGSFSLPNYCATMSDVLKISGVKAHKT from the coding sequence ATGACCAAAAAACGAGTTTTAATAACGGGTGCGAGTGGCTGTATTGGTCACTATATCAGCGAAACCTTAATTCAAGAAACAGATTACGAACTATATTTATTAGTTAGAAATCCTAGTAAATTACAAGTTAATACGCAATTTCGCCCAGGTATAACCGTATTACAGGGTGATATGCAAAATATTAATCAACTGGCTGATTTACTACCAACAATTGATGTAGCTGTACTCACAGCAACAGCTTGGGGTGGGGAGCAAACCTTTGATATTAATGTATCTAAAACTATAGAGTTACTTAATTTATTAGATCCAGACCGTTGCGAACAAGTTATTTATTTTTCTACAGCCAGTGTTTTAGATAGCCACAATCAACCACTCAAAGAAGCGGGAGAAATTGGGACAGATTATATTCGCTCTAAATATGAGTGTTTAGACAAGATATCACATCTGGCGATCGCACCCAAAATCACCACAGTTTTTCCCACTTTAGTTTTAGGTGGCGATGCTAAAAAACCCTACTCTCATCTCACATCTGGGATTCCTGAAGTTACCAAATATATTAATTTAATTCGCTTTTTACAAGCAGATGGCAGTTTCCACTTCATCCACGGCAAAGATATAGCCAGTGTAGTTAAATATTTAATAGTTAATCCTCCTCAAGAAACTGCTATACGCAAACTTGTATTAGGACAAAAACGTTTAACAGCTAATCAAGCAATAGAAGAAGTCTGCGCCTATCTGGGCAAAAAGATTTATTTCCGCATCCCTTTATCCATCTCATTGGCGAATTTAATTATTGTTGTATTTCGCATTCAAATGGCAGCTTGGGATAGATTCTGTATGAACTATCGGCATTTCACTTATGATGCTGTAATTAATCCTGGAAGTTTTAGCTTGCCAAATTATTGTGCAACTATGAGTGATGTCTTAAAAATTAGCGGTGTTAAAGCTCATAAAACTTGA
- the hemE gene encoding uroporphyrinogen decarboxylase, which produces MGLTSTAPHLLRAARGEIVDRPPVWMMRQAGRYMKAYRDLREKYPSFRDRSEIPEVAIEVSLQPWKAFQPDGVILFSDIVTPLPGLGIDMDIAEGKGPIIHAPIRTQAQVDALRPLEPEAALPFIKTILGALRQEVGDKSTVLGFVGAPWTLAAYAVEGKGSKTYSVIKNLAFSDPTILHQLLTKLADAIAIYARYQIDSGAQVVQMFDSWAGQLSPQDYDTFALPYQKRVFQQIKQTHPDTPLILLVSGSAGVLERMGQSGADIVTVDWTVDMADARARLGKQMKVQGNLDPGVLYGSKDFIRDRIIDTVRKAGNWGHILNLGHGVLPDTPEENVAFFFETAKQLNALV; this is translated from the coding sequence ATGGGTCTTACTTCAACGGCTCCTCACCTTTTACGGGCTGCTCGTGGTGAAATTGTAGATCGTCCCCCCGTGTGGATGATGCGCCAAGCGGGACGATATATGAAAGCATACCGGGATTTGCGGGAAAAATACCCTTCGTTTCGCGATCGCTCAGAAATTCCAGAAGTAGCGATCGAAGTTTCCCTCCAACCCTGGAAAGCTTTTCAGCCAGACGGAGTAATTTTATTTTCCGATATTGTCACCCCCTTACCCGGCTTGGGCATTGACATGGACATTGCGGAAGGTAAAGGCCCCATCATTCACGCGCCCATTCGCACTCAAGCACAAGTTGACGCACTGCGCCCTCTAGAACCAGAAGCGGCTTTACCGTTCATTAAAACCATTCTGGGGGCGTTACGCCAAGAAGTAGGCGATAAATCAACGGTATTAGGCTTTGTGGGTGCGCCGTGGACTCTCGCCGCCTATGCAGTGGAAGGTAAAGGTTCCAAAACCTACTCTGTCATCAAAAATCTGGCATTCTCAGATCCCACGATTCTGCATCAACTCCTAACTAAATTAGCAGATGCGATCGCTATTTATGCCCGTTACCAAATCGACTCCGGCGCGCAAGTAGTACAAATGTTCGATTCTTGGGCAGGGCAACTCAGCCCCCAAGATTATGACACCTTTGCCCTACCCTATCAAAAACGAGTATTCCAGCAAATCAAGCAAACCCATCCTGACACACCATTGATTTTACTAGTCAGTGGTAGCGCAGGCGTACTAGAACGCATGGGACAATCCGGTGCGGATATCGTCACTGTAGACTGGACAGTAGACATGGCAGATGCTAGAGCCAGATTAGGCAAACAGATGAAAGTCCAAGGTAATCTTGACCCTGGCGTACTTTATGGCTCTAAAGATTTTATCCGCGATCGTATCATCGATACCGTGCGTAAAGCTGGTAACTGGGGTCACATCCTCAACCTGGGACACGGTGTACTACCAGATACCCCAGAAGAAAACGTTGCCTTTTTCTTTGAAACAGCCAAGCAACTGAATGCGCTTGTGTAG
- a CDS encoding MgtC/SapB family protein: MGPMYLTADDWPHIAFRLTMALGVGCLIGFNRQKGGRPAGMRTFMLVSMGAALFVMIPLQAEGDSPYAATNALSRTIQGVTTGVGFLGAGLILQESPDNSTVPRVRNLTTAACVWTAAGLGAAIGCGLWQMGLIGGLLTLVTLSGVKRINRTVKVNKGEAKQVSNQAISTDSDEDD; this comes from the coding sequence ATGGGGCCAATGTATTTGACTGCTGATGACTGGCCACATATAGCATTTAGGCTGACTATGGCCCTCGGAGTTGGTTGTTTGATTGGATTTAACCGACAGAAAGGGGGTAGGCCAGCCGGTATGAGAACTTTTATGTTGGTGAGTATGGGGGCAGCCTTGTTTGTCATGATTCCCTTACAAGCTGAGGGAGATAGTCCCTACGCAGCTACTAATGCTTTGAGTCGGACAATTCAGGGTGTAACCACAGGAGTGGGATTTCTTGGTGCAGGTTTAATCCTGCAAGAATCCCCTGATAATTCTACTGTTCCTAGAGTGCGGAACCTAACTACAGCAGCTTGTGTTTGGACTGCGGCGGGATTGGGGGCTGCAATTGGCTGTGGCTTATGGCAAATGGGGTTAATTGGAGGACTGTTAACTCTGGTAACGCTAAGTGGAGTTAAACGTATTAATCGCACTGTGAAAGTGAATAAAGGTGAAGCAAAACAAGTCAGTAATCAAGCAATTAGCACTGACTCTGATGAAGATGATTAA
- a CDS encoding type II toxin-antitoxin system RelE/ParE family toxin: MDYQVILSPKAVGDLETIVRYIALTNPEAARKLGQKLIQKANELSQFPFKGQKVPEFDDANIRQLTLKPYRIVYRVEEDKKQISIARFWHSAQESLEL, from the coding sequence ATGGATTACCAAGTAATTCTTTCTCCTAAAGCTGTAGGAGATTTAGAAACAATTGTCAGATACATTGCTTTAACTAATCCTGAAGCCGCGAGAAAGCTGGGACAAAAACTTATACAAAAAGCTAATGAGTTAAGTCAATTTCCCTTCAAAGGTCAAAAAGTACCTGAATTTGATGATGCAAATATTCGTCAGCTTACTCTTAAGCCTTACCGCATTGTTTATCGAGTAGAGGAAGATAAAAAACAAATTAGTATTGCTAGATTTTGGCATTCAGCACAAGAAAGCTTAGAGCTTTAA
- a CDS encoding S9 family peptidase yields the protein MNKDRISHSQVTPPIAEQKPHILELHGDRRIDNYFWMRDIDNPKVGEYLEAENAYTSAMMQHTEELQSKLYDEMLSRIKETDLSVPYHKDNYYYYSRTEAGKAYRIYCRKKENLDAPEEILLDENELAAGHDFFELGTFAISPNHQILAYSYDTSGSEQYTLLFLDLNTYQLYPEQIAETSYSFCWFNDNKTCLYTKIDEANRPYQLYKHTLGTPPEKDELIYHEPDNAYALAVGKTRSQAYILMTLQSSITTEFHYLDANNPDDKFQIIYPRESGIEYDVDHHSDYFYIVTNEEATNFKLVRTPIAAPSRENWQTVIPHREDVLLSGVSLFDNYLVIYERKDGLKTARVRNLSTGSENSIIFPEPTYQFSEGSNPEFNTNILRYNYNSLITPPSVFDYDMDTHEQELKKQTEVLGNYDKNQYQSEWLLAKAEDGTQIPISIVYKKGIAKDGKNPLMLTGYGAYGVSYPASFSSSRLSLLDRGVVCAIAHIRGGEEMGRKWYEDGKFLQKKNTFTDFIACAEYLIKEGWTASDRLAITGGSAGGLLMGAVINLRPELFKIVVADVPFVDVVTTILDTSLPLSAMEWEEWGNPNDQVYYEYMKSYSPYDNVEAKDYPHLLITAGLNDSRVKYWEPAKWTAKLRQLKTDNNVLLLKTNMDAGHSGASGRYESLRELAFEYAFILDRLGLV from the coding sequence ATGAACAAGGATAGGATTTCACACAGCCAAGTTACACCACCCATTGCAGAACAAAAGCCTCATATTTTAGAATTGCATGGCGATCGCCGCATAGATAATTACTTTTGGATGCGTGATATAGATAACCCAAAAGTAGGGGAATATCTAGAAGCTGAGAATGCTTATACATCAGCGATGATGCAGCATACCGAGGAGTTGCAAAGCAAACTCTACGATGAAATGTTATCGCGGATTAAAGAAACGGATTTATCAGTACCTTACCATAAAGATAATTATTATTATTATTCTCGCACAGAAGCTGGCAAAGCCTATCGAATTTATTGCCGTAAAAAAGAGAATTTAGATGCGCCAGAAGAAATACTTTTAGATGAAAATGAATTAGCCGCAGGACATGATTTTTTTGAATTAGGGACTTTTGCCATTAGCCCTAATCATCAAATTCTAGCTTACTCTTATGATACCAGTGGTTCCGAGCAATACACCCTGCTATTTTTAGACTTAAATACATATCAGTTATATCCTGAACAAATTGCTGAAACTTCTTATTCATTTTGTTGGTTTAACGATAATAAAACTTGCTTATATACCAAAATTGATGAGGCAAATCGTCCTTACCAACTTTATAAACACACTTTAGGCACACCTCCAGAAAAAGATGAACTAATCTACCACGAACCTGATAATGCTTATGCTTTAGCTGTAGGCAAAACCCGCAGTCAAGCCTATATATTGATGACTTTGCAAAGCAGCATTACTACAGAGTTCCACTATTTAGATGCAAATAATCCTGATGATAAATTTCAGATAATTTATCCCCGGGAATCAGGAATAGAATATGACGTTGATCACCATAGTGATTACTTTTATATAGTCACCAATGAGGAAGCGACTAACTTTAAATTGGTGAGAACTCCTATAGCTGCACCATCTAGAGAAAATTGGCAAACAGTCATACCCCACCGTGAAGATGTGCTGTTATCAGGCGTGAGTCTGTTTGATAATTATTTAGTCATCTATGAAAGAAAGGACGGCTTAAAAACTGCCAGGGTAAGAAACTTATCTACAGGTAGTGAGAACAGTATTATTTTCCCTGAACCGACTTATCAATTTTCTGAAGGTAGTAACCCAGAATTTAATACTAATATTCTGCGATATAATTACAATTCCTTAATTACCCCACCTTCTGTTTTCGATTATGACATGGACACCCATGAGCAGGAGTTGAAAAAACAGACAGAAGTTTTGGGAAACTACGATAAAAATCAATATCAAAGTGAGTGGCTATTAGCTAAGGCTGAAGATGGTACACAAATTCCCATATCAATTGTTTACAAAAAAGGAATTGCCAAAGATGGGAAAAATCCATTAATGCTGACAGGATATGGAGCCTATGGTGTGTCTTATCCAGCTTCCTTTTCATCATCTAGACTATCATTATTAGATAGGGGAGTAGTATGTGCGATCGCCCATATTCGCGGCGGCGAAGAAATGGGGCGAAAATGGTATGAGGATGGCAAATTTCTCCAAAAAAAGAACACCTTTACAGATTTTATCGCCTGCGCCGAGTATTTAATCAAAGAAGGTTGGACTGCAAGCGATCGCCTAGCTATTACTGGTGGTAGTGCAGGTGGTTTATTGATGGGTGCAGTGATTAACCTGCGTCCCGAATTATTCAAGATTGTAGTTGCTGATGTCCCTTTTGTTGATGTAGTGACAACAATTTTAGATACCTCTTTACCCCTATCAGCAATGGAATGGGAAGAATGGGGCAATCCCAATGATCAAGTCTACTATGAGTATATGAAATCTTACTCGCCCTATGATAACGTCGAAGCGAAAGATTATCCGCATTTATTAATTACTGCTGGCTTAAATGATTCTCGTGTTAAATATTGGGAACCAGCCAAATGGACAGCTAAACTACGACAACTAAAAACAGATAATAATGTGCTGTTGTTAAAAACGAATATGGATGCGGGACACAGTGGCGCATCTGGACGTTATGAAAGCCTACGTGAACTAGCTTTTGAGTACGCTTTTATTTTGGATCGTTTGGGGTTAGTTTAG